The following coding sequences are from one Acidimicrobiales bacterium window:
- a CDS encoding acyltransferase, with product MPGDSPSPTASATRRVLALDGIRAIAALTVFVYHAWLYSLPVVAASQRDSVGDDLLHELRLGLVLFFVLSGFLLYRPWVRAVREQRARPSTSRYAARRVARILPAYWLALVGAIVLLWGRDASPGVRLPATSDLWMFAVFAQNFTDRTLLKLDPPMWTLTVEVSFYVVLPLLGWLAARSGRRVGVWLVPVAFGAGGILFNWWMAARGDAPLFVSKILPAAAPYFALGMLAAVVLGDRRVGRGTMSALVAAGTALVVADSAWALWNAHANNSTAFDLKVWRDTLAAAGFAAIVAAIAGAARPPSSLVSRPIVWTGQVSYGLYLWHVPILCVLRSEGMLPSSPLLAALVALPPTLFVSGLSWRWLERPVTEWVRRRQTARGRGAQPGRGLDGSSPPSPPGAVVGGSEAEPAWVDARA from the coding sequence ATCCCCGGCGATTCGCCATCCCCGACCGCTTCCGCGACGCGCCGCGTCCTGGCGCTCGACGGGATCCGCGCGATCGCGGCCTTGACGGTGTTCGTGTACCACGCGTGGCTGTACAGCCTTCCCGTGGTCGCCGCGTCGCAGCGCGACTCGGTCGGCGACGACCTCTTGCACGAGCTGCGCCTCGGCTTGGTCCTGTTCTTCGTGCTGAGCGGCTTCTTGTTGTACCGACCGTGGGTGCGCGCCGTCCGCGAGCAGCGGGCCCGGCCGTCGACGTCGCGCTACGCGGCCCGCCGGGTCGCCCGCATCCTGCCGGCCTACTGGCTCGCGCTGGTCGGTGCGATCGTGTTGTTGTGGGGTCGAGACGCCTCGCCGGGCGTCCGGCTGCCGGCCACCAGCGACTTGTGGATGTTCGCCGTGTTCGCGCAGAACTTCACCGACCGCACGCTCCTCAAGCTCGACCCACCGATGTGGACGCTCACCGTCGAGGTGTCGTTCTACGTCGTGCTGCCGCTGTTGGGCTGGCTGGCCGCGCGCTCGGGTCGCCGCGTGGGGGTCTGGCTGGTGCCCGTCGCGTTCGGGGCCGGCGGCATCTTGTTCAACTGGTGGATGGCGGCGCGCGGCGATGCGCCGCTGTTCGTCAGCAAGATCCTGCCTGCGGCCGCGCCGTACTTCGCGCTCGGCATGCTGGCCGCCGTGGTGCTCGGCGACCGCCGCGTCGGTCGCGGCACCATGTCCGCGCTGGTCGCCGCCGGCACTGCGCTGGTGGTCGCCGACAGCGCCTGGGCGCTGTGGAACGCGCACGCCAACAACTCCACCGCGTTCGACTTGAAGGTGTGGCGCGACACGCTGGCTGCCGCTGGGTTCGCCGCGATCGTGGCGGCGATCGCCGGCGCGGCGCGGCCGCCGTCCAGCCTCGTGTCGCGGCCCATCGTCTGGACCGGCCAGGTGTCGTACGGGTTGTACCTCTGGCACGTGCCGATCCTGTGCGTGCTGCGATCTGAAGGGATGTTGCCGTCGTCGCCGCTGCTGGCCGCGCTGGTGGCGTTGCCGCCCACGCTGTTCGTGTCGGGGCTGAGCTGGCGCTGGCTGGAGCGGCCCGTCACCGAGTGGGTCCGCCGCCGTCAGACCGCCCGCGGCCGAGGCGCGCAGCCCGGGCGCGGGCTCGACGGCTCCTCGCCACCATCGCCGCCCGGTGCCGTGGTGGGAGGGTCGGAAGCCGAACCGGCGTGGGTCGACGCACGAGCCTGA
- the ruvB gene encoding Holliday junction branch migration DNA helicase RuvB — protein MRDELLTPEPGPDEPVEEVGLRPRKLDEFVGQSELKEHLHIMLEAARRRGEPPDHLLFAGPPGLGKTSLAHIVANEMGVRLVPTSGPALDRAGDLASMLSQLEHGEVLFVDEIHRLPKPVEEVLYSAMEDFQLDIVLGKGPAARSIRLDLPRFTLVGATTRTGLITGPLRDRFGLVTRLDYYTPDDLEAIVHRAAGILDVKVDGDGAREIARRSRGTPRIANRLLRRVRDYAEVRGNGVVDAVAAHDGLTTFGIDDRGLDKVDRAILVALCERFGGGPVGLSTLAIGAGEPAETVEDVHEPFLIQQGLLIRTPRGRVATDAAWAHLGVAPPPSAGRREPPDSTLFDS, from the coding sequence ATGCGCGACGAGCTGCTCACCCCCGAGCCCGGTCCCGACGAGCCCGTCGAAGAAGTCGGCCTCCGGCCCCGCAAGCTCGACGAGTTCGTGGGCCAGAGCGAGCTCAAAGAGCATTTGCACATCATGTTGGAGGCCGCCCGCCGCCGCGGCGAACCGCCCGACCACCTGCTGTTCGCCGGACCGCCCGGCCTCGGCAAGACGTCACTGGCCCACATCGTCGCCAACGAGATGGGCGTGCGGCTGGTGCCGACGTCGGGGCCGGCGCTCGACCGCGCCGGCGACCTCGCATCGATGCTCAGCCAGCTCGAGCACGGCGAAGTGCTGTTCGTCGACGAGATCCACCGCTTGCCCAAGCCGGTCGAGGAAGTGCTGTACTCGGCGATGGAGGACTTCCAGCTCGACATCGTGTTGGGCAAGGGGCCAGCCGCCCGGTCGATCCGCCTCGACCTGCCCCGTTTCACGCTGGTCGGCGCCACCACCCGCACGGGGTTGATCACCGGCCCGCTGCGCGACCGCTTCGGGCTGGTCACCCGGCTCGACTACTACACACCCGACGATCTCGAAGCCATCGTCCACCGGGCCGCCGGGATCTTGGACGTGAAGGTCGACGGCGACGGCGCTCGCGAGATCGCCCGCCGGTCGCGGGGCACGCCCCGCATCGCCAACCGCCTGTTGCGCCGGGTGCGCGACTACGCCGAGGTCCGCGGCAACGGTGTGGTCGACGCCGTGGCCGCCCACGACGGGCTGACCACGTTCGGCATCGACGACCGCGGCCTCGACAAAGTCGACCGGGCCATCCTCGTGGCCCTGTGCGAACGGTTCGGCGGGGGGCCGGTCGGCTTGTCCACCCTCGCCATCGGCGCGGGCGAGCCGGCCGAGACCGTCGAGGACGTCCACGAGCCGTTCCTGATCCAACAAGGTCTGCTGATCCGAACCCCTCGGGGCCGGGTCGCGACCGATGCGGCGTGGGCCCACCTGGGCGTGGCGCCGCCACCGTCGGCCGGCCGGCGCGAACCGCCGGACAGCACGCTGTTCGACTCCTGA
- the ruvA gene encoding Holliday junction branch migration protein RuvA, which produces MIGSLRGRLVDRGIDGELLIEVGGVGYRVQVAPVTSVALGAEGDDVFVWVHHRVREDGQTLFGFADKSERECFEAMLGAHGVGPALALAILGVHAPAELFRILADGDADALCLVPGVGKKTAARLLVELESRLDVDTVELPRAVAGAGPGPAGNGASRARADVRNALAELDYSAEEIGAAMRDLPDTDDPAALLRVALATLGSPR; this is translated from the coding sequence GTGATCGGCTCGCTGCGGGGGCGCCTCGTCGACCGGGGCATCGACGGTGAGCTGCTGATCGAGGTCGGCGGCGTCGGCTACCGCGTGCAGGTCGCGCCGGTCACCTCGGTGGCGCTCGGCGCCGAGGGCGACGACGTGTTCGTGTGGGTGCACCACCGCGTGCGCGAGGACGGCCAGACGCTGTTCGGGTTCGCTGACAAGTCCGAGCGCGAGTGCTTCGAGGCCATGCTCGGCGCGCACGGCGTGGGGCCGGCGCTGGCCTTGGCGATCCTGGGCGTGCACGCCCCCGCCGAGCTGTTTCGCATCCTGGCCGACGGCGACGCCGACGCGCTGTGCCTCGTGCCTGGCGTCGGCAAGAAGACCGCGGCGCGCCTGCTCGTCGAGCTCGAGTCCCGGCTCGACGTCGACACGGTGGAGCTGCCTCGTGCCGTCGCCGGGGCCGGCCCCGGTCCGGCCGGCAACGGCGCGTCGCGGGCCCGCGCCGACGTCCGCAACGCGCTGGCAGAGCTCGACTACTCCGCCGAGGAGATCGGCGCCGCCATGCGGGACCTGCCCGACACCGACGATCCCGCGGCGCTGCTCCGCGTGGCGCTCGCCACGCTTGGCTCGCCGCGCTGA
- the ruvC gene encoding crossover junction endodeoxyribonuclease RuvC, whose protein sequence is MFVLGVDPGLSRCGYGCIESRAGRHQAVAVGVLRTDPSRPVPDRLAELQGELRDLFRELQPSVVAIERVFFQHNVRTAMSVGQASGLAMVEAVAIGAEVVEYSPNEVKLAVAGDGRASKAEVQAMVQHLLGLATPPKPADAADACALALCHLAHAGLRRRVAAAGGSR, encoded by the coding sequence ATGTTCGTGCTCGGCGTCGACCCGGGGCTCTCACGCTGTGGCTACGGGTGTATCGAGTCTCGCGCCGGTCGGCACCAGGCCGTCGCCGTCGGCGTGTTGCGCACCGATCCCTCGCGGCCCGTCCCCGATCGGCTCGCCGAGCTGCAAGGCGAGCTGCGCGACCTGTTCCGCGAGCTGCAGCCGTCGGTGGTCGCGATCGAACGGGTCTTCTTCCAGCACAACGTCCGCACGGCCATGTCAGTCGGGCAGGCCAGCGGGTTGGCCATGGTCGAAGCGGTCGCGATCGGGGCCGAAGTCGTCGAGTATTCACCCAACGAGGTGAAGCTGGCCGTGGCGGGTGACGGGCGGGCCTCCAAGGCCGAGGTCCAGGCCATGGTCCAGCACCTGCTCGGGCTCGCCACGCCACCGAAGCCGGCCGACGCGGCCGACGCCTGCGCACTGGCCTTGTGCCACCTCGCGCACGCCGGACTCCGGCGCCGGGTGGCCGCGGCAGGGGGATCGCGGTGA
- a CDS encoding redoxin domain-containing protein — protein MTGAVAAEAVVGEPAPDFALEGTAAGCERGRRTYTLEEFRGQPVVLVFYPGDKTPVCTQQLNTYTRGVGQFAEVGAQVLALNPADLDSHESFACEQGGFGFPLLSDPAKEVGARYGVLGPLGFYRRSVFVIDAGGVVTWAHRAISGLTFRPVDEIIHAVAEAAG, from the coding sequence ATGACCGGGGCGGTGGCGGCCGAGGCCGTGGTGGGGGAGCCGGCGCCCGACTTCGCGCTCGAAGGCACGGCGGCGGGCTGCGAGCGCGGCCGGCGCACCTACACCCTGGAGGAGTTCCGGGGCCAGCCGGTCGTGCTGGTCTTCTACCCGGGCGACAAGACACCGGTGTGCACGCAGCAGCTCAACACGTACACCCGCGGCGTGGGCCAGTTCGCCGAGGTCGGCGCCCAGGTGCTGGCGCTGAACCCGGCCGACCTCGACAGCCACGAGTCGTTCGCGTGCGAGCAGGGCGGCTTCGGCTTCCCGCTGCTCAGCGACCCCGCCAAGGAGGTCGGCGCCCGGTACGGCGTGCTCGGCCCGCTCGGCTTCTACCGTCGCTCGGTGTTCGTCATCGACGCCGGCGGCGTCGTCACGTGGGCCCATCGCGCGATCTCTGGGCTCACGTTCCGCCCGGTCGACGAGATCATCCACGCCGTGGCCGAGGCCGCCGGGTAA
- a CDS encoding YebC/PmpR family DNA-binding transcriptional regulator — MSGHSKWATIKHQKAAKDKARGKNFAKLIRQVEVAARQGGGDQDSNPTLRTMFQKARAASVPLDTIERAVKRGTGELEGVNYEQISYEGYAPHGVALYIEVLTDNRNRTGSEIRTLFTRNGGSMAEPGAVAWQFERKGVVDVDRSAEEDAVMEAALEAGADDVDDVGDAWRVTTPPGDVEAVRAAIEAAGLPVQSSDATMVASNTVPLDDVEAAKSVLRLIDLIDEQDDVQDVHANLDLSDEVAAALEA; from the coding sequence GTGAGTGGGCACTCGAAGTGGGCCACGATCAAGCACCAAAAGGCCGCCAAGGACAAAGCGCGCGGCAAGAACTTCGCCAAGCTGATCCGCCAAGTCGAAGTCGCGGCTCGCCAAGGCGGCGGCGACCAGGACTCCAACCCGACGCTGCGCACCATGTTCCAAAAGGCCCGCGCCGCGTCGGTGCCCCTCGACACGATCGAGCGGGCCGTCAAGCGAGGTACCGGCGAGCTCGAAGGCGTCAACTACGAGCAGATCAGCTATGAGGGCTATGCGCCCCACGGCGTGGCGCTGTACATCGAGGTGCTCACCGACAATCGCAACCGCACCGGCTCGGAGATCCGCACGCTGTTCACCCGCAACGGGGGGTCGATGGCGGAGCCTGGCGCGGTGGCGTGGCAGTTCGAGCGCAAGGGCGTGGTCGACGTCGACCGCTCGGCCGAGGAGGACGCGGTGATGGAAGCGGCGCTCGAAGCCGGTGCCGACGACGTCGACGACGTGGGTGACGCGTGGCGGGTCACCACCCCGCCCGGCGACGTGGAGGCGGTGCGCGCCGCGATCGAGGCGGCAGGTCTCCCCGTGCAGTCCTCGGACGCCACGATGGTCGCGTCGAACACCGTGCCGCTCGACGACGTGGAGGCCGCGAAATCGGTGTTGCGACTCATCGACCTGATCGACGAGCAGGACGACGTACAGGACGTGCATGCCAACCTCGACTTGTCCGACGAGGTCGCTGCGGCACTCGAGGCATGA
- the pdxT gene encoding pyridoxal 5'-phosphate synthase glutaminase subunit PdxT, with the protein MGGTIGVLALQGSVDTHQRVLAELGATALAVRTPDQLAGVDALVLPGGESTTISFLLDSSGLREPLGERLREGMPAFGTCAGMILLAADVADGRADQRSFGAIDIGVRRNAFGRQIDSFEADLRVDAVEDADRPFHAVFIRAPFVERVGAGVDVLATVDDHPVLCRQGSVLVSAFHPELTGDGRLHQLFMKEVCS; encoded by the coding sequence GTGGGTGGCACCATCGGCGTGCTGGCATTGCAAGGTTCGGTCGACACCCATCAGCGGGTGCTCGCCGAGCTCGGCGCGACCGCGCTCGCCGTCCGCACGCCTGACCAGCTCGCCGGCGTCGACGCGCTGGTGCTCCCCGGCGGGGAGTCCACCACCATCTCGTTCCTCCTCGACTCGTCCGGGCTGCGCGAGCCGTTGGGCGAGCGCCTGCGCGAGGGCATGCCGGCGTTCGGGACGTGCGCCGGCATGATCCTGCTCGCGGCCGACGTCGCCGACGGCCGTGCCGACCAGCGCAGCTTCGGCGCCATCGACATCGGCGTGCGGCGCAACGCGTTCGGCCGCCAGATCGACTCGTTCGAGGCTGACTTGCGGGTCGACGCCGTCGAGGACGCCGACCGTCCGTTCCACGCCGTGTTCATCCGCGCCCCGTTCGTCGAGCGCGTCGGTGCCGGCGTCGACGTGCTCGCGACGGTCGACGACCACCCCGTGCTGTGCCGCCAAGGGTCGGTGCTCGTGTCGGCGTTCCATCCCGAGCTGACCGGCGACGGCCGGCTCCACCAACTGTTCATGAAGGAGGTGTGCTCGTGA
- the pdxS gene encoding pyridoxal 5'-phosphate synthase lyase subunit PdxS, whose protein sequence is MVDVPAPSAAHETGTYRVKRGLAEMLKGGVIMDVVDPEQARIAEDAGAAAVMALERVPSDIRRDGGVARMSDPEMIEGIKAVVTIPVMAKARIGHFVEAQILESLGVDYVDESEVLTPADEAHHIDKWAFTVPFVCGATNLGEALRRISEGACMIRSKGEAGTGNVVEAVRHLRTILGDVRRITQADSAELYDWAKRLQAPVGLVQELADTGTLPVPLFCAGGLATPADAALVMQLGAEAVFVGSGIFKSENPSVRAKAIVEATTHFRDPAILAKVSRGLGSAMAGLEIGSLETKLADRGW, encoded by the coding sequence ATGGTCGACGTCCCTGCACCTTCCGCCGCTCACGAGACCGGCACGTACCGGGTCAAGCGTGGCTTGGCCGAGATGCTCAAGGGTGGCGTGATCATGGACGTCGTCGACCCCGAGCAGGCCCGCATCGCGGAAGACGCCGGGGCCGCCGCGGTGATGGCGCTCGAGCGGGTGCCGTCCGACATCCGCCGCGACGGCGGGGTGGCCCGCATGAGCGACCCCGAGATGATCGAGGGCATCAAAGCGGTCGTCACCATCCCGGTCATGGCCAAGGCCCGCATCGGCCACTTCGTGGAGGCCCAGATCCTCGAGTCGCTCGGTGTCGACTACGTCGACGAGTCCGAAGTGCTGACCCCGGCCGACGAGGCCCACCACATCGACAAGTGGGCCTTCACGGTGCCGTTCGTGTGCGGGGCCACCAACTTGGGCGAAGCGCTGCGCCGCATCAGCGAGGGCGCCTGCATGATCCGCTCCAAAGGCGAGGCCGGCACCGGCAACGTGGTCGAGGCCGTACGCCACCTCCGCACCATCCTCGGCGACGTCCGGCGCATCACCCAGGCCGATTCCGCCGAGCTGTACGACTGGGCCAAGCGCCTGCAGGCACCGGTCGGCCTGGTGCAGGAGTTGGCCGACACCGGCACGCTCCCCGTCCCGCTGTTTTGCGCCGGCGGTCTCGCCACGCCGGCCGATGCGGCGCTCGTCATGCAGCTCGGCGCCGAGGCGGTGTTCGTCGGCTCGGGCATCTTCAAGAGCGAGAACCCGTCGGTGCGGGCCAAGGCCATCGTCGAGGCCACCACCCACTTCCGTGATCCCGCCATCCTCGCCAAGGTCAGCCGCGGCCTCGGCTCGGCCATGGCGGGCCTCGAGATCGGGTCGCTCGAGACCAAGCTCGCCGACCGGGGCTGGTAG
- a CDS encoding M48 family metalloprotease: MFDQIGENKRRSAVLITAFVLLVAAVFTVVFFLFRWGPIGIVIAVVIALGAAFTSYWKSDTVALKMSRARPAPEAEYARLHNLVEGLCIASGLPKPRLYIIDDTAPNAFATGRNPQHAAIAVTSGLLEKMNRVELEGVLAHELSHIKNYDILVSTLAVTMVGMIALVSDLSIRFLWWGGGRDNDNDRGGMPGGPILAILGLVLLVLAPLIATLMQFAVSRKRETLADLSGAEMTRYPPGLISALEKLEADQTVVHAHSRATAHLWIESPLPANEAEGKLSRFNKLFDTHPPLDERIALLREL; encoded by the coding sequence TTGTTCGACCAGATCGGTGAGAACAAGCGGCGCAGCGCAGTGCTGATCACCGCGTTCGTGCTGCTCGTCGCGGCGGTGTTCACCGTCGTCTTCTTCCTGTTCCGGTGGGGACCCATCGGCATCGTGATCGCGGTCGTGATCGCGCTCGGCGCCGCGTTCACGTCGTACTGGAAGTCCGACACGGTGGCGCTGAAGATGAGCCGGGCGCGGCCCGCGCCGGAGGCCGAGTACGCGCGCCTGCACAACCTGGTCGAGGGCCTCTGCATCGCCAGCGGCCTGCCCAAGCCGCGGCTGTACATCATCGATGACACCGCCCCCAACGCCTTCGCCACGGGCCGCAACCCCCAGCACGCGGCCATCGCCGTCACGAGCGGGTTGTTGGAGAAGATGAACCGGGTGGAGCTCGAAGGCGTGCTGGCCCACGAGCTCAGCCACATCAAGAACTACGACATCTTGGTCTCGACGTTGGCCGTCACGATGGTGGGGATGATCGCGCTCGTCTCCGACCTCTCGATCCGCTTCCTGTGGTGGGGCGGCGGCCGCGACAACGACAACGACCGCGGCGGAATGCCGGGTGGACCGATCCTCGCGATTCTCGGCTTGGTGCTGCTCGTGTTGGCGCCGCTGATCGCGACCCTGATGCAGTTCGCCGTGAGTCGCAAGCGCGAGACCCTGGCCGACCTCTCCGGTGCGGAGATGACCCGCTACCCGCCGGGGCTGATCTCGGCCCTCGAGAAGCTCGAGGCCGACCAGACCGTGGTGCACGCGCACAGCCGCGCCACCGCCCACCTGTGGATCGAGTCGCCGCTGCCGGCCAACGAGGCCGAGGGCAAGCTGTCGCGGTTCAACAAGCTGTTCGACACCCACCCACCCCTCGACGAGCGCATCGCGCTGCTGCGCGAGCTGTAG
- a CDS encoding LemA family protein — MTVVLIIIAIIVVLLIIFAIVTYNGLIGLKNRVDSAWAQIDVQLKRRHDLIPNLVETVKGYAAHERETLEKVVQARNMAVNAQGPQAQAQAENVLSGTLKSLFAVAEQYPDLKANQNFLALQEELTSTEDRIAYSRQFFNDSVQKLNTKIQTFPAMLFAGIAKATPREYFEADGADRSAPQVQF, encoded by the coding sequence ATGACCGTCGTCTTGATCATCATCGCGATCATCGTCGTCCTGCTGATCATCTTCGCCATCGTCACGTACAACGGGCTGATCGGGCTGAAGAACCGGGTCGACTCCGCGTGGGCGCAGATCGACGTGCAGCTCAAGCGACGCCACGACCTCATCCCGAACCTCGTCGAGACCGTGAAGGGTTACGCCGCCCACGAGCGCGAGACGCTCGAGAAGGTGGTCCAAGCGCGCAACATGGCGGTCAACGCGCAGGGTCCACAAGCGCAGGCGCAGGCCGAGAACGTGTTGAGCGGCACCTTGAAGTCGCTGTTCGCCGTGGCCGAGCAGTACCCGGACCTGAAGGCGAACCAGAACTTCCTGGCCCTGCAAGAGGAGCTCACCTCCACCGAGGACCGGATCGCGTACTCGCGCCAGTTCTTCAACGACAGCGTCCAGAAGCTGAACACCAAGATCCAGACGTTCCCAGCCATGCTGTTCGCCGGGATCGCCAAGGCCACCCCCCGCGAGTACTTCGAGGCCGACGGCGCGGATCGCTCGGCGCCGCAGGTGCAGTTCTGA
- a CDS encoding glycosyltransferase family 4 protein, producing MAEPVSRPLRVAMVCPYSLTVPGGVQSQVLGLARALRQAGHPTRILAPCDGPPPDSGVTPLGNSIPTAANGSVAPLAPDLPAQLRFIRALRDEDFDILHLHEPLVPGPTLTAAVIKYTPLIGTFHAAGASAAYRYLRPAVRRLAKRIDIKVAVSEDARALAQDALGGEFRLLYNGIEIERFAKADLIPTEGPTILFLGRHEPRKGLSVLLDAVGRLGADVRVWIAGDGPETESLKVHHAGDPRLEWLGRVSDAEKASRLRSADVYCAPSLHGESFGVVLLEAMAASTAIVASDLPGYRNVARPDRDALLVPPGDPALLAGALQRALDDATLRRDLVASGERRADDFSMHRLAARYVELYRTL from the coding sequence ATGGCTGAGCCCGTGTCGCGGCCCTTGCGGGTGGCCATGGTGTGCCCTTACAGCTTGACGGTGCCCGGTGGCGTGCAGTCCCAGGTGCTCGGCCTCGCACGGGCGCTGCGCCAAGCCGGCCATCCCACCCGCATCCTGGCGCCGTGCGATGGACCGCCCCCCGACTCGGGTGTCACACCGTTGGGCAACTCGATCCCTACGGCAGCCAACGGGTCGGTCGCACCGCTCGCGCCCGACCTGCCCGCTCAGCTGCGCTTCATCCGCGCGCTGCGCGACGAGGACTTCGACATCCTCCATCTGCACGAGCCGCTCGTGCCCGGGCCCACCCTCACTGCTGCGGTCATCAAGTACACACCCCTCATCGGCACCTTCCACGCTGCCGGCGCCAGCGCGGCGTACCGGTACCTGCGCCCCGCCGTGCGCCGGTTGGCCAAGCGGATCGACATCAAGGTGGCCGTCTCGGAGGACGCCCGGGCGCTGGCGCAGGACGCGCTCGGCGGCGAGTTCCGCCTGCTGTACAACGGCATCGAGATCGAGCGGTTCGCCAAAGCCGACCTGATCCCCACCGAGGGTCCCACGATCTTGTTCTTGGGTCGCCACGAGCCGCGCAAGGGCCTGTCCGTGTTGCTCGACGCGGTCGGCCGGTTGGGCGCCGACGTGCGCGTGTGGATCGCGGGCGACGGTCCCGAGACCGAGAGCCTCAAGGTCCACCACGCCGGCGATCCCCGCCTCGAGTGGCTCGGGCGCGTGTCCGACGCCGAGAAGGCGTCGAGGTTGCGCTCGGCCGACGTGTACTGCGCGCCGTCCCTGCACGGCGAGTCGTTCGGTGTGGTGCTGCTCGAGGCGATGGCTGCGTCGACCGCGATTGTGGCGTCCGACCTGCCCGGCTACCGCAACGTCGCTCGCCCCGACCGCGACGCGCTGCTCGTACCGCCAGGCGATCCCGCGCTGCTCGCCGGCGCGCTGCAACGAGCGCTCGACGATGCCACCCTGCGCCGCGACCTGGTGGCGTCGGGGGAGCGGCGCGCGGACGACTTCTCCATGCACCGCCTCGCGGCGCGCTACGTCGAGCTGTACCGGACGTTGTGA
- a CDS encoding phosphatidylinositol mannoside acyltransferase gives MARAVTVPSAVVNPSPQYLAYRSGAAFARAVPAPLVTPLTDAASRVAGRLLRDRRSQVERNVARVLPDVTPAERRAVVDATFESYARYWAESFRLPGTPLQVIEAEHTAEGVEHLEQALAAGNGVILGLPHLGGWEWGAFWLTGVRGWKVTAVAEALEPPDLADWFVGLRREFGLEIVPLDNGAGAASIRALKANHILCLVCDRDVAGGGVEVEFFGERTTLPSGPATLALRTGAPILPTAVYFEGSGHHSVIEPPVPAERQGSLREDVARVTQSLAVRLEALIRRAPEQWHLLQPNWPSDPGYPHG, from the coding sequence ATGGCGAGAGCGGTCACCGTCCCGTCGGCGGTCGTGAACCCGTCGCCGCAGTACCTGGCCTACCGGTCGGGTGCCGCGTTCGCCCGCGCCGTCCCCGCGCCACTGGTCACACCCTTGACCGATGCTGCGTCGCGCGTGGCGGGTCGGCTGCTTCGCGACCGGCGCTCCCAAGTCGAGCGCAACGTGGCCCGGGTGCTGCCCGACGTCACCCCGGCCGAGCGGCGAGCGGTGGTCGACGCGACCTTCGAGTCCTACGCGCGCTACTGGGCCGAGTCGTTCCGGCTGCCGGGTACCCCACTCCAGGTGATCGAGGCCGAGCACACCGCGGAAGGCGTCGAGCACCTCGAGCAGGCGCTCGCCGCCGGCAATGGGGTCATCCTCGGCCTGCCGCACCTCGGGGGCTGGGAGTGGGGGGCGTTCTGGCTCACCGGTGTGCGGGGTTGGAAGGTCACCGCGGTCGCCGAGGCGCTGGAGCCGCCCGACTTGGCTGACTGGTTCGTCGGCCTACGACGCGAGTTCGGCCTCGAGATCGTGCCGCTCGACAACGGCGCGGGGGCCGCCAGCATCCGGGCCCTCAAGGCCAACCACATCTTGTGCCTGGTGTGCGACCGCGACGTCGCCGGTGGCGGGGTGGAGGTCGAGTTCTTCGGCGAGCGCACCACGTTGCCGTCCGGTCCGGCCACCCTCGCGTTGCGGACCGGCGCACCGATCCTGCCGACCGCCGTGTACTTCGAGGGCAGCGGCCACCACTCGGTCATCGAGCCCCCCGTGCCGGCCGAACGGCAGGGATCTCTCCGCGAGGACGTGGCCCGGGTGACCCAGTCGCTCGCGGTCCGCCTCGAAGCGTTGATCCGTCGTGCACCCGAGCAGTGGCACCTGCTGCAGCCCAACTGGCCCTCCGATCCGGGCTACCCCCATGGCTGA
- a CDS encoding CDP-alcohol phosphatidyltransferase family protein: MFDGRFRASVERGLRPVGVNLRKAGIRADHLTALGVAAAAGAAVSIGAGNLRLGLLLLILTALPDVLDGAVAKASGTASARGAFFDSVSDRLTDALLLGGTAWYLSYRHDRTPVLALAVLAASMLISYERAKAESLGFDARGGLMERAERLIALGFGLLFDNLLVGVLWVMLVLTLFTAGQRFSKVWRQASKARPVVEPSRWRGRRTARKRARTWRERSPSRRRS, translated from the coding sequence ATGTTCGACGGTCGTTTCCGGGCGAGTGTGGAGCGAGGCCTTCGCCCCGTCGGGGTCAACCTCCGCAAGGCCGGGATCCGTGCAGATCACCTCACCGCGCTCGGTGTCGCGGCCGCGGCCGGTGCCGCGGTCTCCATCGGTGCCGGCAACCTCCGCTTGGGCCTGCTGCTGCTGATCCTCACCGCCTTGCCCGACGTGCTCGACGGTGCGGTGGCCAAGGCGTCCGGCACCGCCTCGGCCCGCGGGGCGTTCTTCGACAGCGTGTCGGACCGCCTCACCGACGCCCTGCTGCTCGGCGGCACGGCCTGGTACCTGTCGTACCGCCACGACCGCACGCCGGTGCTGGCGCTCGCCGTGCTGGCGGCGTCGATGCTGATCTCTTACGAGCGGGCCAAGGCCGAGTCGTTGGGCTTCGACGCGCGGGGCGGGTTGATGGAGCGGGCCGAACGGCTGATCGCACTCGGGTTCGGCCTCTTGTTCGACAACCTGCTCGTCGGCGTGCTGTGGGTGATGCTCGTGCTCACCTTGTTCACGGCCGGACAGCGGTTCTCGAAGGTGTGGCGCCAGGCGTCGAAGGCCCGCCCGGTGGTCGAGCCGTCGCGCTGGCGGGGCCGGCGCACCGCGCGCAAGCGGGCCCGCACATGGCGAGAGCGGTCACCGTCCCGTCGGCGGTCGTGA